The proteins below are encoded in one region of Chitinispirillales bacterium:
- a CDS encoding UDP-N-acetylmuramoyl-tripeptide--D-alanyl-D-alanine ligase has translation MREHKHSESYGCKHYKSNKLTKKSLFNLSKWMNCEIGDADGILEFNNVWMDSRKLQKGDIFIALKGENQDGHDYINSAFENGAVAAVVEKEWFCKNRRNFGDFNLLLVDNVLSSIQKAAKEYRKILGIPIVAVTGSNGKTTTADMLKELLSKGLKIGGTKGNFNNHIGVPLSILSLEGDEEIAVFEIGANHAGEIADLAQIIKPDMGIITNIGYAHVGLFGSIEKTAEAKFELARVISIHDGILLLNGDDERSVKQNEIDKIPAFYFGLKEGNQIRGENTICDENGCYSFEFNQNKYELSMPGIHAVYSVLPAIYLALSMGIERQIVQKAVKELKPSNMRGEIKVIGNRKIIVDCYNANPSSMQTSLKMFNDIPACAKRIAVLGSMGELGDYEKELHEKLGKSLVNYNIDCLITVGKCAKIIADAALRAGFDDKSVFVAENAESAGDILQKISKNDDVILLKGSRSVGLENAIEILKN, from the coding sequence ATGAGAGAACATAAACATTCTGAGAGTTACGGATGCAAACATTACAAAAGTAATAAGTTGACAAAAAAATCTTTGTTTAACTTATCCAAATGGATGAACTGCGAAATAGGAGACGCCGATGGAATTTTAGAGTTTAACAATGTTTGGATGGATAGCAGAAAATTGCAAAAAGGCGATATCTTTATAGCGCTTAAAGGTGAAAATCAAGACGGACACGATTATATAAATTCCGCATTTGAAAACGGGGCTGTCGCCGCCGTAGTAGAAAAAGAATGGTTTTGTAAAAATCGTAGAAATTTTGGAGATTTTAATTTATTGCTTGTCGATAACGTCCTTTCGTCAATTCAAAAAGCGGCGAAAGAGTATCGTAAAATTTTAGGAATTCCTATAGTTGCCGTAACCGGTTCTAACGGCAAAACCACTACCGCCGACATGCTGAAAGAATTGTTGAGTAAAGGACTAAAAATCGGCGGGACGAAAGGAAATTTCAATAACCACATAGGGGTTCCGTTATCTATTTTGTCGCTTGAAGGCGACGAAGAAATCGCCGTTTTTGAAATCGGTGCGAATCATGCCGGGGAAATTGCCGATTTGGCGCAGATAATTAAGCCTGATATGGGAATTATCACAAATATCGGATACGCTCACGTAGGACTATTCGGCAGCATTGAAAAAACCGCTGAAGCGAAATTTGAACTGGCAAGGGTTATTTCAATTCATGATGGAATTTTGCTTCTAAACGGCGATGACGAAAGAAGCGTTAAACAAAACGAAATCGACAAAATTCCTGCGTTTTATTTTGGTTTGAAAGAAGGAAATCAAATTCGCGGCGAAAATACGATTTGTGACGAAAACGGCTGTTATTCGTTTGAATTCAATCAAAACAAATATGAACTTTCAATGCCTGGAATACATGCGGTTTACAGCGTCTTACCGGCAATTTATTTAGCGCTTTCCATGGGAATAGAAAGACAAATCGTGCAAAAAGCGGTAAAGGAATTAAAACCTTCAAATATGCGCGGGGAAATTAAGGTTATCGGCAATAGAAAAATAATAGTCGATTGTTACAATGCAAATCCGAGTTCAATGCAGACGTCTCTTAAAATGTTCAACGATATTCCCGCTTGCGCCAAACGGATAGCTGTTTTGGGAAGTATGGGCGAGTTGGGAGATTATGAAAAAGAACTTCATGAAAAATTAGGTAAGTCGCTTGTAAATTACAATATAGACTGTCTTATTACTGTCGGAAAATGTGCAAAAATAATAGCAGACGCAGCGCTGCGGGCAGGATTTGACGATAAAAGCGTTTTTGTGGCGGAAAATGCCGAATCTGCAGGTGATATTCTGCAGAAAATATCAAAAAACGACGACGTTATTCTTCTTAAAGGTTCACGAAGCGTCGGCTTGGAAAACGCTATAGAAATTTTAAAGAATTAG